In Homo sapiens chromosome 11, GRCh38.p14 Primary Assembly, one DNA window encodes the following:
- the KRTAP5-3 gene encoding keratin-associated protein 5-3, giving the protein MGCSGCSGGCGSSCGGCGSSCGGCGSGYGGCGSGCCVPVCCCKPVCCCVPACSCSSCGSCGGSKGVCGSCGGCKGGCGSCGGSKGGCGSSCCVPVCCSSSCGSCGGSKGVCGFRGGSKGGCGSCGCSQCSCYKPCCCSSGCGSSCCQSSCCKPSCSQSSCCKPCCSQSSCCKPCCCSSGCGSSCCQSSCCKPCCSQSSCCKPCCCSSGCGSSCCQSSCCKPCSSQSSCCVPICCQCKI; this is encoded by the coding sequence ATGGGCTGCTctggctgctctggaggctgtggcTCCAGCTGTGGGGGCTGTGGCTCCAGCTGTGGGGGCTGTGGCTCCGGCTATGGGGGCTGTGGCTCCGGCTGCTGTGTACCTGTCTGCTGCTGCAAGCCCGTGTGCTGCTGTGTGCCAGCCTGttcctgctccagctgtggctcctGTGGGGGCTCCAAGGGGGTCTGTGGCTCTTGTGGGGGCTGCAAGGGGGGCTGTGGCTCCTGTGGAGGCTCCAAGGGGGGCTGTGGCTCCAGCTGCTGTGTGCCCGTCTGCTGCTCCTCCAGCTGTGGCTCCTGTGGGGGTTCCAAGGGGGTCTGTGGATTTCGTGGGGGCTCCAAGGGGGGCTGCGGTTCTTGTGGCTGCTCCCAGTGCAGCTGCTATAAGCCCTGCTGCTGCTCCTCAGGCTGTGGGTCATCCTGCTGCCAGTCCAGCTGCTGCAAGCCCAGCTGCTCCCAGTCCAGCTGCTGTAAGCCCTGCTGTTCCCAGTCCAGCTGCTGTAAGCCCTGCTGCTGCTCCTCAGGCTGTGGGTCATCCTGCTGCCAGTCCAGCTGCTGCAAACCCTGCTGTTCCCAGTCCAGCTGCTGTAAGCCCTGCTGCTGCTCCTCAGGCTGTGGGTCATCCTGCTGCCAGTCCAGCTGCTGCAAGCCCTGCTCCTCCCAGTCCAGCTGCTGTGTCCCAATTTGCTGCCAGTGCAAGATCTGA